The window TTGTGATGAGGCAAAAATGTTAGCCTGCTGAAAACCAGTCACAACTGTTATATTATCAGAAGGACCACCAAAGCCAGCAGCTTGTGTATTTTCGTACTGATTATATTCTATATCTTGCCCTGCTAAAACATTAAATGTATGTTTACCCAGTGAACCGCTATAATTTAAATAATTAGAAGCTCTTAATCCTATTCCGCTTGAAGAAAAACTGCTGGCGCTATTTCCCAATCCATTGTTTAACAAGCTACTAAAACTACCATCTCTTCGTTGATTATCTGATGTATATGATGATTGGGAGTTTAGCGTAAAATGTTTATTAAACTCATAACTTAAATTAAGGTTGATACCAAACTGGTTACTGATATTACGGTCTATGTTTTCGCTATTTGGGCTTACATAATATTCGAGTTTTTCTGGCGAAAGATTGATCAGTGACGAAGGTAAATTGCCCGCACCAAGCCTGGTGGGATTTGATGAGTTGTTGGGATCTTCGCCACCCCTGCCTCTATCAGTTCTTGAATAATAAAATTGAGGATTGATCGTCAATTTTTTATTAAGTGCTTTTGTTGATAAGTTGATTCTGGTACTATAGCGTTTAACGCCTGTACCTTTTACGATCCCCTGCTCATTGTAATAGCCACCGCTAAAGCGGTAAGTCATTCCATTATCCGAACCACCGGTTAAACTGATGTTGTTATCGTTTATTTTAGCCAAACGATAGAACAGATCCTGCCAGTCGGTATTTCCATTAAATACCGGATTCAAGCTATCAGTAAGCAAATAAGGCAGTTGTCTTCTCTGGTCGTAAGTGAGTTGCCTTTGCAAAACCTCCATTTTTTGTCTGCGTTCAGTAGCGCCAATGGTAGCTTCACGCAAATCAGGCCGCTGCGAAAAACCTACATAGCTACTTATATTAATTTTAGTGTCGCCACTTACTCCTTTTTTTGTTGTAATTAATATTACGCCATTGGCCGCTCTCGAACCATAAATGGCCGCAGCAGATGCATCTTTTAATACATCAATTGATTCGATATCGTTCGGATTTATACCCGCCAAATAGTTGGTGCCGGTACCTGTTCCTGGTGGAACAAAATCCTCAGAAGCCTGAGGTACCCCATCTACCACATATAGTGGCGATCTTACCGTATTAACCTGGTCGTAACTGGTGCTACCTGTAGAGTTACCACGAACCGACACGGTTGGCGCTACACCAGGCTGACCACTAAAGTTCTGAACATTTATACCGGCAAGTCTACCCTGTAGCAGCTGGTCGAAACTTGGCGAAGGCAAATTGGCAAGTTCTTTTCCTGAAATACTGGAAATAGCGGCTGTTGATTTTTTTCTGGTTATTTTCTGATAACCAATGAGTACTACCTCATCTAGCATCTTATTGTCATCCTGCAGAGAAAAGTTTATGGTACCGCTTGCAGTAATTGTTTTTTCCGCGGTAACGAAGCCAACTATCCTGGCAACCAGCACAGCTTTATCGCTCTGTACAGCCAATGTGAATTTCCCTTCAGCATTAGTCGAAGTCCCGTTTTTTGTCCCCTTCTCCAAAATAGATACCCCTGGTATTGGTTTATCATTCTGATCTAAAACCGTTCCTTTTATTGTTTTTTGGGCAAAAGCCAGCCAGGGAATTAATAAATAAAAAAATGTGGCCGCTAAAAATTTAACATAGCAATGTCTTGTAGAAGTTTTTTCCATTGATGATTAGTTAGTTAGGTTTGATTACAAGTAAAAGTATCGGTAATTTTAATTAGGGTTCAACTATTTTTTAACTAAGAAAAACCATATTTTAACCCAAACAATTCCAATCACACGATATTTAATTCCGAAAAAAGCAGCAATCACAACGTAAAAAGCAGATTACATCAAGCTACATGGCACTTTTTTGATTCAATAACCATTATTCATACGCAATTCTGGAGTAAATGTTAACTTCAAAAAATAACTATTGAATAAATCATAAACTAAAACGTTAAACTATCTTCTTTTTCCTAAATATTCTACCTGAATTTGGCAAGTATGCATAATGCGCCGCCCCGCTATTTAGAATAATTCAAAATAATTTGGATAATCCAAATTTCTGCCGTTATTTTGCGTCTCTTTAGAATTAATCCAAATAAATTTTAAAGAACAAAAAACCAGCATGCGCTTCCATTTTAATTCGCATGAAACATATTCTTAAAATAATAAAATGAATAAAATCAGACTATTTGTATTAACCGCAGTGATGCTCTTAATCAATACCCTTGCTTTTGCACAGCAATCAGGAACTTTAAAAGGTACCATTACCACTTCAGATGGTAAGCCTGCGGCTTACATTTCAGTAGGTTTAAAAGGCAAGGGCTTAGGGAACGTTACCAATGATAAAGGCTTATATGAAATTTTACGTGTTAAACCGGGTACTTACATTTTAAGGGTATCGGCGGTTGGTATGCAAAATTTAGAAAAAACCATTACCATCCAGGCAGGCGAAAACAAAATAGTAGACGTGGTAATCAGCCAAAATTCAAATCAGTTGAGCGAGGTAAACATTAACCAGGGTGTAAATAAATATATCGCTAAAAAGAGCGAATACATTTCTAAAATGTCACTTAACAATTTAGAAAACCCACAGGTTTATACTACCATTACCAAAGAAACTATGGCCGACCAGCTTGTGTTTTCAGTTGATGATGCGACCCGTAATGCTACAGGTGTTCAAAAAATGTGGGAATCTACAGGTCGTGGTGGCGATGGTGGTGCTTATTATGCATCGAGAGGCTTTATTGTACAGGCCAAGTTAAGAAATGGTATTGCGGGCAACGTTACCGGCCGCAACGACGTTGCCAACTTAGAAAGTGTAGAATTTATTAAAGGTCCATCGGCTACTTTATTTGGCAGTACATTAACTTCGTACGGTGGTTTAATTAACCGCATCACCAAAAAACCTTTTGAAGGAACGGGAGGCTCAGTAAGTTATTCAACCGGCACTTACGATTTTAACCGGGTTAGTACCGATTTTAATTTCCCTGTTGATAAAGCCAACCATATTTATGCCCGTATCAATACTTCTTATAATTACAAGGGTTCTTTTCAGGAAAATGTTTTTGACAAAGGCTTCTTTATCGCGCCAAGCTTGTCGTATAAAGTAAACGACAAATTAGACTTCGTTTTTGATGCTGAAATTGCCAATGGTAAAAACACTTTAAAACCATTTGTTTTCTTCTATTTCCCGGTTGCACAACTGGGTTTTGACAGGGCCGATCAATCTGGTATTCCTTACGATAAATCGTTCACCGGCGATGCCATGAAACAAAAATACAACAGTTCGAATTTCTTTGGTCAGGCCAACTATAAGTTTAACGACAATTGGTCTTCACACACTAGTTTTTCGAGCAATTATAGCTTTTCAAATGGTCGTGGCACTTATCTTTTTCTTGTTCCAAACAGTTTCTTCAATCCTGCAGCAGCTCCCGGTGCCGATAATTTATCGAGAGCAGATCAATCAACCGACAACAGTAAAATCTTCACTTATGAAGTACAACAAAACTTTAACGGTACATTTAACTTAGGTTCAGTTAAAAACCGCGTTGTACTTGGCCTAGA is drawn from Pedobacter sp. HDW13 and contains these coding sequences:
- a CDS encoding TonB-dependent receptor — its product is MNKIRLFVLTAVMLLINTLAFAQQSGTLKGTITTSDGKPAAYISVGLKGKGLGNVTNDKGLYEILRVKPGTYILRVSAVGMQNLEKTITIQAGENKIVDVVISQNSNQLSEVNINQGVNKYIAKKSEYISKMSLNNLENPQVYTTITKETMADQLVFSVDDATRNATGVQKMWESTGRGGDGGAYYASRGFIVQAKLRNGIAGNVTGRNDVANLESVEFIKGPSATLFGSTLTSYGGLINRITKKPFEGTGGSVSYSTGTYDFNRVSTDFNFPVDKANHIYARINTSYNYKGSFQENVFDKGFFIAPSLSYKVNDKLDFVFDAEIANGKNTLKPFVFFYFPVAQLGFDRADQSGIPYDKSFTGDAMKQKYNSSNFFGQANYKFNDNWSSHTSFSSNYSFSNGRGTYLFLVPNSFFNPAAAPGADNLSRADQSTDNSKIFTYEVQQNFNGTFNLGSVKNRVVLGLDYLRQNSDQLFYSIDTFDITNKNGTGANYNNFTEANLAAFYAANPYSKYPVNFKSNTYSAYASDVINLTDRLIALAALRVDRFDNKGNSDRAGSAPKGAYKQTVFSPKFGLVFQPVKDQLSLFANYQNGFNNINGIDYKGDAFKAEQANQIEGGIKANAFNGKITGSVSYYYIKVKDIVRGYNLDPTNPNAQIQDGNKISKGIEAEVIANPVNGLNIIAGFAYNDNHLENASPDVEGRRDAYSAAPYSANLWVSYKFLSGSLRGLGLGAGGNYASDNKIVNSVSQGVFILPAYKVYNASVFYDHSRFRIGVKVDNFTNQKYWTGYSTMNPQDLRTFTGSVTYKF
- a CDS encoding SusC/RagA family TonB-linked outer membrane protein yields the protein MEKTSTRHCYVKFLAATFFYLLIPWLAFAQKTIKGTVLDQNDKPIPGVSILEKGTKNGTSTNAEGKFTLAVQSDKAVLVARIVGFVTAEKTITASGTINFSLQDDNKMLDEVVLIGYQKITRKKSTAAISSISGKELANLPSPSFDQLLQGRLAGINVQNFSGQPGVAPTVSVRGNSTGSTSYDQVNTVRSPLYVVDGVPQASEDFVPPGTGTGTNYLAGINPNDIESIDVLKDASAAAIYGSRAANGVILITTKKGVSGDTKINISSYVGFSQRPDLREATIGATERRQKMEVLQRQLTYDQRRQLPYLLTDSLNPVFNGNTDWQDLFYRLAKINDNNISLTGGSDNGMTYRFSGGYYNEQGIVKGTGVKRYSTRINLSTKALNKKLTINPQFYYSRTDRGRGGEDPNNSSNPTRLGAGNLPSSLINLSPEKLEYYVSPNSENIDRNISNQFGINLNLSYEFNKHFTLNSQSSYTSDNQRRDGSFSSLLNNGLGNSASSFSSSGIGLRASNYLNYSGSLGKHTFNVLAGQDIEYNQYENTQAAGFGGPSDNITVVTGFQQANIFASSQYRGHGLIAYYSRFSYDYADKYLLSGSIRTDGSSGFGENNKYGFFPSVSVGWILSEENFMKNMTNNPFSLIKIRGSYGVTGNENLNNAYVQYNKYLVNNGIFDGNGGASSYNGVTAITPNFNNGVAQKNLSWEKSTQWNIGTDLEIQNGKYAITFDVYNKEVKDKLFNVDLPVTSGYDVAFTNAFSVRNSGLELTFNGTLISKPFKWYTSFNISYNKNQIMSLPNGGRDIILRGDRFDKTHILSVGSPLNAFYLYRTKGVFSRTGDIPQNPFTGERYRNSNGTFNEGDFYLADLDGDYFVDIFNDGINPDKQPIGDPNPRFTGGWTNNFSYKNFSLSVFATFTFKRDVLNLFDSDRFANSQDGNAIYQFASFSTPDLDKLNIWRNPGDNAEYAKYDLGTYRYYYTGAQTFFLEKGGYLRIKNITLGYDLGAKTLSKWGLSQFKVFAMIDNVHMFQQSKKLPDAEAVNGYGEYIGTGYPIPKKYTLGLQVQF